In Malaclemys terrapin pileata isolate rMalTer1 chromosome 10, rMalTer1.hap1, whole genome shotgun sequence, the following are encoded in one genomic region:
- the PMS2 gene encoding mismatch repair endonuclease PMS2 isoform X1: protein MEATAPCAQPAKAIKPIDHKSVHQICSGQVVLNLGTAVKELVENSVDAGATNIDLKLKEYGADLIEVSDNGCGVEEENFEGLTLKYYTSKIQDFSDLMHVGTFGFRGEALSSLCALSDVTIFTCHKSAKVGTRLVFDHNGKITQKTPYPRQQGTTVSVQQLFYTLPVRHKEFQRNIKKEYAKMVQILQAYCIISTGVRINCTNQVGQGKKHSVVCTTGSCSLKENIGAIFGQKQLQNLIPFVQLPPSEAVCEEYGLHSTDMPQNLFTITGFVSHCDHGVGRSTTDRQFFFVNQRPCDQSKISKVVNEVYHMYNKHQYPFIVLNICVDSECVDINVTPDKRQILLQQEKVLLAILKTSLVGMFGSNVNKLNINQKLLDITGNFKKIVAEETEKPQTGLLFDSAAQKPRGEEKRAMTIVKLRESFSLHQMTESSFQSPSNVGKQHNSPGKRELMSFLNTSSPVKSQKSISSKESEHWRQMDSNTYSVTSRDLRKLENDTDSGCGSTSAESNVGFSTPEVGSCLSNESAGSSPEEEFRISKEELQSVCLETVKLSEESLECDAKFSGVEHELTQMGEQNERSELPQQANSFSPNVKRFKSEQVNLKAATCPELRNAENCASVPHVDVPIEIKKKTLPLEFSMSSLAERVKRLIQQQQKKAEAQNYRRFRAKISPGDNKTAEDELRKEISKEMFAKMEIIGQFNLGFIVAKLNSDLFIIDQHATDEKYNFEMLQQHNVLQGQKLIAPQNLNLTAINETILIENLEIFRKNGFDFVIDEDAPVTERVKLISLPTSKNWTFGPQDIEELIFMLSDCPGVMCRPSRVRQMFASRACRKSVMIGTALTVNEMKKLITHMGEIEHPWNCPHGRPTMRHIVNLDLISQE from the exons ATGGAGGCGACGGCACCCTG tgCACAGCCTGCTAAAGCCATCAAGCCTATAGACCATAAATCAGTTCACCAGATCTGTTCAGGACAGGTTGTACTGAATCTAGGCACTGCGGTGAAGGAGTTGGTGGAAaacagtgtagatgctggagctACTAATATTG accTAAAGCTTAAAGAGTATGGAGCAGATCTTATCGAAGTTTCAGATAATGGTTGTGGAGTAGAAGAAGAAAACTTTGAGGGCTTGA CTCTGAAATATTATACTTCCAAGATACAAGATTTCTCTGATCTAATGCATGTTGGAACATTTGGATTTCGAGGTGAAGCTCTGAGTTCACTGTGTGCGTTAAG tGATGTTACCATTTTTACTTGTCACAAATCTGCAAAGGTTGGAACTCGTCTGGTATTTGATCACAATGGAAAAATTACTCAGAAAACTCCTTATCCACGACAGCAGGGAACAACTGTTAGCGTGCAGCAATTGTTTTATACCCTGCCAGTGCGGCACAAGGAATTTCAACGAAATATTAAAAAG GAATATGCAAAAATGGTCCAAATATTACAAGCGTACTGTATCATTTCAACAGGAGTTCGAATTAACTGCACCAATCAGGTTGGCCAAGGGAAAAAACACTCAGTGGTGTGTaccactgggagctgtagtctaAAGGAAAACATTGGAGCAATATTTGGCCAAAAACAG TTGCAAAACCTCATTCCCTTTGTTCAGCTACCTCCTAGTGAAGCTGTTTGTGAAGAATATGGCCTCCACTCCACTGATATGCCACAGAATCTTTTTAC tATTACAGGCTTCGTTTCCCATTGTGATCATGGTGTTGGAAGGAGTACAACAGATAGACAGTTTTTCTTTGTCAATCAGCGACCATGTGACCAATCAAAG ATTTCCAAAGTTGTGAATGAAGTTTACCACATGTACAATAAGCACCAATATCCATTTATCGTTCTTAACATTTGTGTAGATTCTG AGTGTGTTGACATCAATGTAACTCCTGACAAGAGGCAAATTTTACTGCAACAGGAGAAAGTTTTGCTAGCAATTTTAAAGACGTCTCTTGTGGGAATGTTTGGTAGCAATGTTAACAAACTTAACATCAATCAAAAACTGCTGGATATTACAG GTAACTTCAAAAAGATAGTAGCAGAAGAAACAGAAAAGCCTCAGACAGGACTGCTGTTTGATTCTGCAGCCCAGAAGccaaggggagaagagaaaagagcAATGACTATTGTTAAATTAagagagtcattctctctccatCAAATGACAGAGAGCAGTTTTCAGAGCCCTAGCAATGTCGGAAAGCAACACAACTCCCCGGGGAAGAGAGAACTTATGTCATTTCTTAACACTTCAAGTCCTGTAAAGAGTCAAAAGTCCATCTCCAGCAAGGAGTCTGAACACTGGAGGCAGATGGACTCAAATACATACTCAGTTACTAGCAGAGATTTGAGGAAGTTAGAAAATGACACAGATTCTGGATGTGGTAGCACCTCTGCAGAGTCAAATGTTGGCTTTAGTACTCCAGAAGTTGGTAGCTGCCTCAGCAATGAAAGTGCAGGCAGctcacctgaagaagagttccGTATTTCAAAAGAGGAGCTTCAAAGTGTATGTCTTGAAACTGTCAAACTTAGTGAGGAATCATTGGAATGTGATGCCAAATTTTCAGGGGTTGAACATGAATTGACCCAAATGGGTGAACAGAATGAACGGAGTGAGTTACCTCAGCAAGCCAATAGTTTTTCCCCAAATGTGAAGCGTTTTAAAAGTGAGCAGGTTAATTTAAAGGCAGCCACCTGTCCAGAACTGAGAAATGCTGAGAACTGTGCATCAGTGCCACATGTTGATgtaccaattgaaattaaaaagaaaactctGCCACTTGAGTTCTCTATGAGTTCTTTAGCAGAAAGAGTAAAAAGGCTAATACAGCAGCAACAGAAAAAGGCAGAAGCACAGAATTATAGAAGATTTAGAGCAAAGATTAGCCCTGGAGACAATAAAACAGCAGAGGATGAATTAAGAAAAGAAATCAG TAAAGAGATGTTTGCAAAAATGGAAATCATAGGTCAGTTCAATTTAGGATTTATAGTAGCCAAGCTGAACTCTGATCTCTTCATAATTGACCAACATGCTACTGATGAAAAATACAACTTTGAGATGTTACAACAGCACAATGTTCTCCAAGGTCAGAAGCTGATAGC GCCACAAAATCTTAATTTAACTGCTATAAATGAAACTATATTGATTGAAAACCTGGAGATATTTAGAAAAAATGGGTTTGATTTTGTCATTGATGAAGATG cTCCTGTAACTGAAAGGGTTAAGTTGATTTCCTTGCCAACAAGCAAAAATTGGACTTTTGGTCCACAGGACATAGAGGAGTTGATTTTCATGTTAAGTGATTGCCCAGGAGTCATGTGTAGGCCCTCCAGGGTCAGACAGATGTTTGCTTCTCGAGCTTGTAGAAAATCT GTGATGATTGGAACTGCACTTACTGTAAATGAGATGAAGAAATTGATCACCCACATGGGTGAGATTGAGCATCCTTGGAACTGTCCCCATGGAAGGCCAACTATGAGGCACATAGTCAATTTAGACCTAATTTCTCAAGAATAG
- the PMS2 gene encoding mismatch repair endonuclease PMS2 isoform X2, which yields MEATAPCAQPAKAIKPIDHKSVHQICSGQVVLNLGTAVKELVENSVDAGATNIDLKLKEYGADLIEVSDNGCGVEEENFEGLTLKYYTSKIQDFSDLMHVGTFGFRGEALSSLCALSDVTIFTCHKSAKVGTRLVFDHNGKITQKTPYPRQQGTTVSVQQLFYTLPVRHKEFQRNIKKLQNLIPFVQLPPSEAVCEEYGLHSTDMPQNLFTITGFVSHCDHGVGRSTTDRQFFFVNQRPCDQSKISKVVNEVYHMYNKHQYPFIVLNICVDSECVDINVTPDKRQILLQQEKVLLAILKTSLVGMFGSNVNKLNINQKLLDITGNFKKIVAEETEKPQTGLLFDSAAQKPRGEEKRAMTIVKLRESFSLHQMTESSFQSPSNVGKQHNSPGKRELMSFLNTSSPVKSQKSISSKESEHWRQMDSNTYSVTSRDLRKLENDTDSGCGSTSAESNVGFSTPEVGSCLSNESAGSSPEEEFRISKEELQSVCLETVKLSEESLECDAKFSGVEHELTQMGEQNERSELPQQANSFSPNVKRFKSEQVNLKAATCPELRNAENCASVPHVDVPIEIKKKTLPLEFSMSSLAERVKRLIQQQQKKAEAQNYRRFRAKISPGDNKTAEDELRKEISKEMFAKMEIIGQFNLGFIVAKLNSDLFIIDQHATDEKYNFEMLQQHNVLQGQKLIAPQNLNLTAINETILIENLEIFRKNGFDFVIDEDAPVTERVKLISLPTSKNWTFGPQDIEELIFMLSDCPGVMCRPSRVRQMFASRACRKSVMIGTALTVNEMKKLITHMGEIEHPWNCPHGRPTMRHIVNLDLISQE from the exons ATGGAGGCGACGGCACCCTG tgCACAGCCTGCTAAAGCCATCAAGCCTATAGACCATAAATCAGTTCACCAGATCTGTTCAGGACAGGTTGTACTGAATCTAGGCACTGCGGTGAAGGAGTTGGTGGAAaacagtgtagatgctggagctACTAATATTG accTAAAGCTTAAAGAGTATGGAGCAGATCTTATCGAAGTTTCAGATAATGGTTGTGGAGTAGAAGAAGAAAACTTTGAGGGCTTGA CTCTGAAATATTATACTTCCAAGATACAAGATTTCTCTGATCTAATGCATGTTGGAACATTTGGATTTCGAGGTGAAGCTCTGAGTTCACTGTGTGCGTTAAG tGATGTTACCATTTTTACTTGTCACAAATCTGCAAAGGTTGGAACTCGTCTGGTATTTGATCACAATGGAAAAATTACTCAGAAAACTCCTTATCCACGACAGCAGGGAACAACTGTTAGCGTGCAGCAATTGTTTTATACCCTGCCAGTGCGGCACAAGGAATTTCAACGAAATATTAAAAAG TTGCAAAACCTCATTCCCTTTGTTCAGCTACCTCCTAGTGAAGCTGTTTGTGAAGAATATGGCCTCCACTCCACTGATATGCCACAGAATCTTTTTAC tATTACAGGCTTCGTTTCCCATTGTGATCATGGTGTTGGAAGGAGTACAACAGATAGACAGTTTTTCTTTGTCAATCAGCGACCATGTGACCAATCAAAG ATTTCCAAAGTTGTGAATGAAGTTTACCACATGTACAATAAGCACCAATATCCATTTATCGTTCTTAACATTTGTGTAGATTCTG AGTGTGTTGACATCAATGTAACTCCTGACAAGAGGCAAATTTTACTGCAACAGGAGAAAGTTTTGCTAGCAATTTTAAAGACGTCTCTTGTGGGAATGTTTGGTAGCAATGTTAACAAACTTAACATCAATCAAAAACTGCTGGATATTACAG GTAACTTCAAAAAGATAGTAGCAGAAGAAACAGAAAAGCCTCAGACAGGACTGCTGTTTGATTCTGCAGCCCAGAAGccaaggggagaagagaaaagagcAATGACTATTGTTAAATTAagagagtcattctctctccatCAAATGACAGAGAGCAGTTTTCAGAGCCCTAGCAATGTCGGAAAGCAACACAACTCCCCGGGGAAGAGAGAACTTATGTCATTTCTTAACACTTCAAGTCCTGTAAAGAGTCAAAAGTCCATCTCCAGCAAGGAGTCTGAACACTGGAGGCAGATGGACTCAAATACATACTCAGTTACTAGCAGAGATTTGAGGAAGTTAGAAAATGACACAGATTCTGGATGTGGTAGCACCTCTGCAGAGTCAAATGTTGGCTTTAGTACTCCAGAAGTTGGTAGCTGCCTCAGCAATGAAAGTGCAGGCAGctcacctgaagaagagttccGTATTTCAAAAGAGGAGCTTCAAAGTGTATGTCTTGAAACTGTCAAACTTAGTGAGGAATCATTGGAATGTGATGCCAAATTTTCAGGGGTTGAACATGAATTGACCCAAATGGGTGAACAGAATGAACGGAGTGAGTTACCTCAGCAAGCCAATAGTTTTTCCCCAAATGTGAAGCGTTTTAAAAGTGAGCAGGTTAATTTAAAGGCAGCCACCTGTCCAGAACTGAGAAATGCTGAGAACTGTGCATCAGTGCCACATGTTGATgtaccaattgaaattaaaaagaaaactctGCCACTTGAGTTCTCTATGAGTTCTTTAGCAGAAAGAGTAAAAAGGCTAATACAGCAGCAACAGAAAAAGGCAGAAGCACAGAATTATAGAAGATTTAGAGCAAAGATTAGCCCTGGAGACAATAAAACAGCAGAGGATGAATTAAGAAAAGAAATCAG TAAAGAGATGTTTGCAAAAATGGAAATCATAGGTCAGTTCAATTTAGGATTTATAGTAGCCAAGCTGAACTCTGATCTCTTCATAATTGACCAACATGCTACTGATGAAAAATACAACTTTGAGATGTTACAACAGCACAATGTTCTCCAAGGTCAGAAGCTGATAGC GCCACAAAATCTTAATTTAACTGCTATAAATGAAACTATATTGATTGAAAACCTGGAGATATTTAGAAAAAATGGGTTTGATTTTGTCATTGATGAAGATG cTCCTGTAACTGAAAGGGTTAAGTTGATTTCCTTGCCAACAAGCAAAAATTGGACTTTTGGTCCACAGGACATAGAGGAGTTGATTTTCATGTTAAGTGATTGCCCAGGAGTCATGTGTAGGCCCTCCAGGGTCAGACAGATGTTTGCTTCTCGAGCTTGTAGAAAATCT GTGATGATTGGAACTGCACTTACTGTAAATGAGATGAAGAAATTGATCACCCACATGGGTGAGATTGAGCATCCTTGGAACTGTCCCCATGGAAGGCCAACTATGAGGCACATAGTCAATTTAGACCTAATTTCTCAAGAATAG